Genomic segment of Sulfurovum sp. UBA12169:
GTAGTGGGGTGAGAACCATACTCTTCTGCTTTTTGTGCCATCAAGCCGACGTTTGAAACACTTCCCATGGTAGTAACATCAAATTGACCGTTCTCTACACAGTCATCAACGATTTCTTTATACATGGTTGCATAGCATCTATCGGGAATAACAGATACACACTCTTGTACTTCACCCTTTGCGTTCCACATTTTACCGCCGTCTCTCACTACGACCGGCATAGAAGCATCGATAATAACGTCATTGGAAGCATGCAAGTTTGTAATACCCTTGTCAGAATCAACCATCGCCATAGCCGGCTGTGTTTCATATGTTGCCATAATTGCAGCTTCGATCTCGCTTTTTTTATCGGCCGGAAGTTTTTCAAGTTTTTTGTACAAATCGCCAAGACCCAAATTTGGATTCACTCCAATCTCTTTAAACTCTGTAGCGTATTTTTCAAACACATCTTTAAAGAATACTGCCACTGCATGCCCAAACATAATCGGATCTGAAACTTTCATCATGGTAGCTTTTAAATGAAGTGACCAGAGAACACCTTTTGCGTTTGCCTCCTCAAGTGTTTTGGCATAAAACGCTCTTAATGCGTCTTTTGACATAAAAGTTCCATCCAAAATCTCTTTGTCAAGAGCATCTATTTCTTTTAAAAGTTTGCCGTTAAGTTCAATTTTTACTTTACCGTCGCCGTTTTTAATAACAGACTTTTCATTCCCATAAAAATCTCCGTCATTCATGTGCGCTACATAAGTTTTGGAGTTTTCCGAAAACGCTCTTAGTTTATGGGGGTTTGCTTTTGCAAAATTTTTAACAGCCGCTGCCGCACGTCTATCTGAATTTCCCTCACGCAGAACAGGGTTAACCGCTGAACCCAAACACGTAGAATATTTTGCAAGAATCTCTTTTTCTTCATCTGTTTTTGGATCTTCAGGGAAATCCGGAAGATTATACCCCTGCCCCTGAAGCTCTGCAATACATTCTTTAAGCTGAGGAATTGATGCGGAAATATTTGGCAATTTGATAATATTGGCATCTGGCTGCTGCACCACTGTTCCCAAATAAGCCAATTCATCGGCAATTTTTTGATTGTCTGTTAAAAATTCCGGGAACGTTGCAATCACTCTGCCCGCAAGAGAGATATCTCTTTCTTCTGCTTCTACGCCGATAGATTTAGTGAATGCGTTTACAATTGGTAACAAAGAATAAGTTGCCAATGCTGGCGCTTCATCAATTTTTGTCCAGATTATGTTTGGTAATTTTGACATTTTAATTCCTTAGGTTTTTAATGGGCATAGTGTAACATGCTTTATGCATTTTGAGATTGAAACCGGGCATTATCAAAAAATTATATTTTTTATTTGTTTCCATACTACACATATATCCATAGAGACTATAGTGCAGCGCTATAAAAAGTGTATCAAAAAAACATTTTTACTATTTTTGTAATTGCATCTGATACCGGAATATTTTTTATAAAATAATCACCTGTGACTCTAAAAATAGGCGCTTGAAATATTTTGCACTTACCAAATAGGTTTTTATTTTTATTTGCTTTGTCCGGGAAATAAGATGCTTTTATCGCCGTCTTGATGCTTATCAAATTTATTTGTTCTTCTGTCTTTAACTTTATAAAATTGCACCGTTTGGTAACTCTGGCGATACATTCGCACACATCAGCTTGCATTATTGCACTCTATTGGGTCAATCAAAACATTTTTTCTGCGCAGAAATATAAAATTTTACGATTTTACCCTGCCAAAAAGAGAAAAATCAGTCTTCCAATATCAGTCTTTCTTCTATATATGCGCCAAGTTCTTTAGCCTCTTCGATGATCTTTTCGTTAACTTTCATTTTTGATTCGATAATTACATTGGCAAGCTTTGATTTAATATGAAGCTCAAGCGGCCGCTTGCCGGGATATTTTTGAACCAAACACATCAGATCTTGGGCTATTTTTGGATCAGGCATCAAATTAATGGCCAAGATAAGCGGAGGATGGTCGGGTTCTTGGATATGCTTTTCCTCTTTTGTAACTTTAATTTTTTCTTTTTTTGCTTCCTTGAGGGATTCTATCTTGAGAATACTAAGTCGCGTAAATTCACCATCTTTGGTTACTTTTACCTTAAAAGCAATGGGCTTGGTAATATCAAAATCTTCTTCAAGTTCTTTGAGCCTATTTTCAAAAAGCATCAATTCAATATTCCCATGCAAATCCATAATATTGGCGATGCCGAATTTATTGCCTTTTTTACTTATTTTTTCAGTAATTCCTTCAATCTTTCCGATAAGCAGTGCTTGCGAACCGTCTGCAAGATCATCTATCTCCGAACTTAGCGTATAGCTTATCTCCTCTAACGTTTGACGATACTTATCCAAAGGATGCCCTGAAACATAAAAACCCAAAGATTCTTTTTCAAACTCCAGAATCTGCATAGATTCAAACTCATCTAAATGTGAAATTTCAAATGAAACAGATATCATCTCTTCTTCTTCACCAAAGAGTGAGCCTACTGCCATTTTTTTTGCCTGTGCTGCTTGTTGTGATGCCTGAATAATCTCTTCGATTTGTACAAGCAATGCATGGCGCGAATATCCAAAATTATCAAAAGCACCGGCTTTTATAAGGGACTCTATTACTTTTTTATTTACCTTGGAAGAGTCAATGCGGGAAACAAAATCACTTAAATCTTTAAATTCTCCTGCTTCCCTGGCTTTTAATATAGAATTAATAGCGATATCTCCTGCGCCTTTTATAGCACCCATTCCGAATACAACAACCTCTTCGCCTTCAATATTATCTGCAACAAAAACCAAATCAGAGCGATTGATATCAGGAGGAAGCAGTTTAATATGCATATGCTTGAGTTCATCAACATATTTGACCACCTTGTCGGTATTGTTTTTCTCAAGTGTTAAAATGGCTGCCATAAATTCCGTCGGATAGTAGCGTTTCAAAAAAGAAGTATAAAAAGTAACCATCGCATACGCAGCCGAGTGCGATTTATTAAATCCGTATCCTGCAAATTTTACAATAAGATCAAAAAGTTCTGCAGCTTTTGTTTTGTCAAATCCTTTTTGGGCTGCGCCATTGGCAAACTCTTCTTTGAGTTTATCCATCTCCTCTTTGATCTTTTTCCCCATGGCTCTACGAACGAGATCTGCGCCTCCTAGACTAAATCCGCCTATGGTTTGAACAATTTGCATTACCTGCTCTTGGTAGACAATGACTCCATAAGTCGGCTTAAGTATGGGTTCTAGCTCCGGGAACATATAGGTAATTTGGGCACGTCCGTGCTTACGCTCAACAAAATCATCAAGCATTCCTGATTCCATTGGTCCGGGACGATAGAGTGCAAGCATCGCAATGACGTCTTCAAAACCGCTTGGTTTAAGTTTTTTAGCCAAATCCTGCATTCCTGCCGATTCGATTTGAAAAAGTCCCAATGTATCGCCTGTACTGATATACTCATAAACCCCTTTGTCGTTAATATCCTCTTCTATAAAATTTATGCGTTTTCCATGACGTTTTTCAACCAACTGGTTTGCTTCCTCAATAACCGTCAGCGTTTTAAGTCCCAGAAAGTCAAACTTAATCAAGTCTACATCTTCCACATATTTGCCATTATATTGAGTCGCAAGGGCTTCTTGTCCCGTTGGCTTAAAAAGCGGGGTTTTTTGCCATAAAGGTTCATTTGAGATTACCACGCCTGCCGCATGCGTTCCGGCATTACGATTCAGCCCTTCAAGCGCCAATGCATAATCCCAAGTCCGTTTTGCAAGCGGATCGCTTTCCAAAAGCGCTTTGATTTTGGGCTCTTTTTCATAAGAGGATTTAAGATCTATCCCCAATTCATCTGGAATCAATTTTGCCATTGCATCTGCTTTAGCATAAGGCATATCAAGCACCCTTGCAACATCGCGGATTACTCCCTTGGCAAGCAATTTACCAAAAGTAATGATCTGAGCTACGTTAACACGTCCGTATTTTTCAATAACATAGTCGAGTATCTCTTGCCGTCTGGCTTGACAAAAGTCCATATCAATATCGGGCATACTGACACGTTCGGGGTTTAAAAAACGCTCGAAAAGCAATCCATACGGCATCGGATCAATATCTGTAATTTTCAATGCATATGCTACCAAAGAACCCGCAGCAGATCCGCGTCCCGGCCCAACGGGAATGCCCATCTGCTTTGCCGCATCGACAAAATCCCAAACAATCAGCATATAGCCGGGAAATTTCATAGAGTTGATGATCTCTATTTCTGTTTCCAATCTATCCCGATATTCTTGGTGTTTTTGTGCAGGCACAATTTTCAACCGTTCTTCGAGTCCTTTTCGAGAAGCGTGAATAAAAAGTACTTTATCGTTTTCAAGCGAATACTCCTTGCCGGGTTCGGGCAAAGATAATCCCTCTTCGCTTGCTTTTTGACAAGTAAATTTGAAGTTCGGAGGTGTCGGATTTCCCAATTTAATCTCCAAATTACATTTATCGGCAATCTCTTGTGTATTTTCCAGCGCCTCAGGGATATCTGCAAAAAGTTGCGCCATCTGCTCCGGAGACTTCACATAAAACTCATGCACAGAGTGGCGCAAACGGTTAGGGTCATCATAAAGTTTGTTCATGGCAATGCACATAAATGCCTCATGCGCATCAGCATCTTTTTGTTCTGTGTAGTGTGTGTCATTTGTTGCAATGATCTTAATACCGGTCTCCTGGGAAAGCTGAACGATCTGTTTGTCTATTTTGTACTGGTCTCCAATGCCGTGACGCATAAGCTCCAAGTAAAAATCATCACCAAATATCTCTCGGTACTCCAGGGCTATCTGCTTCGCCTCTTCATACCCCTTGGCGCCAAATTTCACATTCCTGTCCGAAAGATTAAGATGCCAATTTATCTCTCCCTGCAAACACGCAGAAGAACAGATAAGCCCCTCACTATGTTCTTTGAGAATTTTTTTATTGATACGGGGATAATAGTAAAACCCGTTAAGGTATGCCTGAGAGCTCAAATACATCAGGTTTTTATACCCTATTTCATTTTTTGCATACAAGCAAAGATGAAAACGCTGGCGTATATTTTTATCACCGATATCCTCTTGATTGTGAAGATAAGCTTCCATTCCTATGATGGGCTTGATGCCTTCGCTGCGCATTGCATTGTAAAACTCTATAACCCCAAACATATTTCCATGATCTGTCATCGCTACCGAGTTCATGCCAAGTGCTTTGACTTTTTTTGCGAGCGTCTTTATTTTGTTTGCGCCATCAAGCAATGAATACTCGGTATGAAGATGAAGGTGGGTAAATTTAGGTTGGGACATCTATTGCCTTTTATTGGGTGTGAAATTATGTATATTTTAAATCTTTGCTTTTTGGAAGACTACACAAAGGATAACGTATTATAGAGTTTATAATATAACAAATTTTCGATTAAGAAAAGCTCA
This window contains:
- a CDS encoding isocitrate dehydrogenase (NADP(+)), whose amino-acid sequence is MSKLPNIIWTKIDEAPALATYSLLPIVNAFTKSIGVEAEERDISLAGRVIATFPEFLTDNQKIADELAYLGTVVQQPDANIIKLPNISASIPQLKECIAELQGQGYNLPDFPEDPKTDEEKEILAKYSTCLGSAVNPVLREGNSDRRAAAAVKNFAKANPHKLRAFSENSKTYVAHMNDGDFYGNEKSVIKNGDGKVKIELNGKLLKEIDALDKEILDGTFMSKDALRAFYAKTLEEANAKGVLWSLHLKATMMKVSDPIMFGHAVAVFFKDVFEKYATEFKEIGVNPNLGLGDLYKKLEKLPADKKSEIEAAIMATYETQPAMAMVDSDKGITNLHASNDVIIDASMPVVVRDGGKMWNAKGEVQECVSVIPDRCYATMYKEIVDDCVENGQFDVTTMGSVSNVGLMAQKAEEYGSHPTTFEIAEDGVVKVLDSDGSELMSFNVAKGDIWRMSRTKDIPVKDWVRLAVERAKLTNTPVVFWLDEKRAHDANMIKKVNEYLKDHDTSGLTIEILAPEKAMAYSLKRVRAGQDTISATGNVLRDYLTDLFPILELGTSAKMLSIVPLLAGGGLFETGAGGSAPKHVDQFLEEGHLRWDSLGEFLALAESLRYINQKANDDKLAALTAALDIANQAYLDNNKAPGRKAGEPDNKASHFYLAQYWAKALAECNNAELSAKFIPVAKALIENEEKIMKELLAVEGKAQDIGGYYHPNNAKAAAAMRPSQTLNSIIDAI
- a CDS encoding DNA polymerase III subunit alpha, whose amino-acid sequence is MSQPKFTHLHLHTEYSLLDGANKIKTLAKKVKALGMNSVAMTDHGNMFGVIEFYNAMRSEGIKPIIGMEAYLHNQEDIGDKNIRQRFHLCLYAKNEIGYKNLMYLSSQAYLNGFYYYPRINKKILKEHSEGLICSSACLQGEINWHLNLSDRNVKFGAKGYEEAKQIALEYREIFGDDFYLELMRHGIGDQYKIDKQIVQLSQETGIKIIATNDTHYTEQKDADAHEAFMCIAMNKLYDDPNRLRHSVHEFYVKSPEQMAQLFADIPEALENTQEIADKCNLEIKLGNPTPPNFKFTCQKASEEGLSLPEPGKEYSLENDKVLFIHASRKGLEERLKIVPAQKHQEYRDRLETEIEIINSMKFPGYMLIVWDFVDAAKQMGIPVGPGRGSAAGSLVAYALKITDIDPMPYGLLFERFLNPERVSMPDIDMDFCQARRQEILDYVIEKYGRVNVAQIITFGKLLAKGVIRDVARVLDMPYAKADAMAKLIPDELGIDLKSSYEKEPKIKALLESDPLAKRTWDYALALEGLNRNAGTHAAGVVISNEPLWQKTPLFKPTGQEALATQYNGKYVEDVDLIKFDFLGLKTLTVIEEANQLVEKRHGKRINFIEEDINDKGVYEYISTGDTLGLFQIESAGMQDLAKKLKPSGFEDVIAMLALYRPGPMESGMLDDFVERKHGRAQITYMFPELEPILKPTYGVIVYQEQVMQIVQTIGGFSLGGADLVRRAMGKKIKEEMDKLKEEFANGAAQKGFDKTKAAELFDLIVKFAGYGFNKSHSAAYAMVTFYTSFLKRYYPTEFMAAILTLEKNNTDKVVKYVDELKHMHIKLLPPDINRSDLVFVADNIEGEEVVVFGMGAIKGAGDIAINSILKAREAGEFKDLSDFVSRIDSSKVNKKVIESLIKAGAFDNFGYSRHALLVQIEEIIQASQQAAQAKKMAVGSLFGEEEEMISVSFEISHLDEFESMQILEFEKESLGFYVSGHPLDKYRQTLEEISYTLSSEIDDLADGSQALLIGKIEGITEKISKKGNKFGIANIMDLHGNIELMLFENRLKELEEDFDITKPIAFKVKVTKDGEFTRLSILKIESLKEAKKEKIKVTKEEKHIQEPDHPPLILAINLMPDPKIAQDLMCLVQKYPGKRPLELHIKSKLANVIIESKMKVNEKIIEEAKELGAYIEERLILED